The genomic stretch CGAGCGACGGAGGATTGGTCTGGGCCGTGGCCTGGGCGCGCTGATCCCTGGTCCGGCGGACAGCACGGCGGCTCCGGCCGCGGCGGGGGGTGCCCCGGCCGCGACGCCGACGGCTGTCCCCGTGCTCACCACCGAGCGTGGTGTGGCCGCGGCGAAGGTGACAGCGCTGCCGCCGGTTTCACATGAAACCGAGGAACCGTCACTGAACGGCGCGGCAGAGGTGCCCCCGCCCCCCATGGGCGCTCACTTCGCCGAGATCCCCCTTGACTCCATCAGCCCCAACCCGCGTCAGCCGCGTGAGGTCTTCGACGAGGACGCGCTTCAGGAGCTCATCACCTCCATCCAGGAGGTCGGTCTCCTCCAGCCGGTCGTCGTACGGCAGTTGGGTCCCGGGCGCTACGAGCTCATCATGGGCGAGCGGCGCTGGCGGGCCTGCCGTGAGGCCGGCCTGGAGGCCATCCCGGCGATCGTGCGGGCCACGGACGACGAGAAGCTCCTCCTGGACGCGCTGCTGGAGAACCTGCACCGCGCTCAGCTGAACCCGCTGGAAGAGGCCGCCGCCTACGACCAGTTGCTGAAGGACTTCAACTGCACGCACGACCAGCTGGCGGACCGCATCGGCAGGTCCCGCCCGCAGGTCTCCAACACTCTGCGTCTGCTGAAGCTTTCGCCGAAGGTGCAGAACCGGGTGGCTGCCGGCGTTCTGTCCGCCGGGCACGCGCGAGCGCTGCTCTCCGTGGAGGACCCCGAGGAGCAGGAGCGGCTGGCCTACCGAGTGGTGGCCGAGGGCCTCTCCGTCCGGTCCGTCGAGGAGATCGTCACCTTGATGGGTTCCCGGGCGCAGAAGGCGCCGAGGGCCAAGGGCCCGCGGGCCGGTGCCCGGGTCTCCCCGGCGCTGACCGACCTGGCGACCCGGCTCTCGGACCGTTTCGAGACGCGGGTGAAGGTCGAGCTGGGCCAGAAGAAGGGCAAGATCACCGTCGAGTTCGCCTCGCCGGAGGATCTGGAGCGGATCCTGAACACCCTCGCCCCGGGCGAGCGGCTCGCTCTCCAGAAGAGCCTCATGGAGGACGGTGCGGAGGACTCCGAGGACTGACCTCGCGGGCCTTGTGCCGTTGTCGGCCGACGCAGGGCGGGCCGTGTTTCCGGATGAGTACCGGAACGCGGCCCGCCCTTTGCTTTCCGGCGGTATCTAGGCCATCGCATCGTGGATACGATGCGATCGGGTATGGCGAATCCACCTGGCGGCACCTCTTAGGGGAGGCGGGGGCCATGCGAACGGTGAGCCGGACCGGACTGGTGAG from Streptomyces davaonensis JCM 4913 encodes the following:
- a CDS encoding ParB/RepB/Spo0J family partition protein: MSERRRIGLGRGLGALIPGPADSTAAPAAAGGAPAATPTAVPVLTTERGVAAAKVTALPPVSHETEEPSLNGAAEVPPPPMGAHFAEIPLDSISPNPRQPREVFDEDALQELITSIQEVGLLQPVVVRQLGPGRYELIMGERRWRACREAGLEAIPAIVRATDDEKLLLDALLENLHRAQLNPLEEAAAYDQLLKDFNCTHDQLADRIGRSRPQVSNTLRLLKLSPKVQNRVAAGVLSAGHARALLSVEDPEEQERLAYRVVAEGLSVRSVEEIVTLMGSRAQKAPRAKGPRAGARVSPALTDLATRLSDRFETRVKVELGQKKGKITVEFASPEDLERILNTLAPGERLALQKSLMEDGAEDSED